In Cetobacterium sp. ZOR0034, a genomic segment contains:
- the rpmI gene encoding 50S ribosomal protein L35: MPKMKTHRGARKRIKVTGTGKFVVKKPGKSHILTKKTRKRKNRLKKDTVITSTLEKHLKGLLPYGVGR, translated from the coding sequence ATGCCAAAAATGAAAACTCATAGAGGTGCTAGAAAGAGAATTAAAGTAACTGGAACAGGAAAGTTCGTTGTTAAGAAGCCAGGAAAGAGCCATATCTTAACTAAGAAAACAAGAAAAAGAAAGAACAGATTAAAGAAGGATACAGTAATCACTTCTACATTAGAGAAACACTTAAAAGGATTATTACCATACGGAGTAGGAAGATAA
- a CDS encoding HPr family phosphocarrier protein — MKKVEVTIKNKAGLHARPSSLFVQTASKYDADINVIFEDEVINGKSIMGLMLLAAEQGRVLTLECDGSDEDEMIAELIDLIEVKKFNEE; from the coding sequence ATGAAAAAAGTAGAAGTAACAATAAAAAATAAAGCAGGATTACATGCTAGACCGTCTTCTTTATTTGTTCAAACAGCAAGTAAATATGATGCAGATATAAATGTTATCTTTGAAGATGAAGTTATAAATGGAAAAAGTATTATGGGGTTGATGCTTCTTGCAGCAGAGCAAGGAAGAGTTTTAACTTTAGAGTGTGATGGTAGCGATGAGGATGAAATGATCGCGGAACTAATAGACTTAATTGAAGTAAAAAAGTTTAATGAGGAGTAA
- the ispH gene encoding 4-hydroxy-3-methylbut-2-enyl diphosphate reductase, translating to MEIIRAEKMGFCFGVKKAVETCYEIAKRKNVNKYILGMVVHNKDVVREMENIGFITLDEEDILEDKDPLKKGDVVIIRAHGTTSKIMEKLKRKEVEIKDATCIFVDKIKEILIEREHEGDEIIFIGDKDHPEVKGIISFGEKIHVLKNIDELKESSLDRSKRYTVLTQTTLNKEKFQEMKEYLEKYYSNAQIFDRICGATSERQEATRKLSRTCDIVIVIGDLKSSNSKKLLEVALAENTNSYLVQNEKELDLTLFSENMKVGITAGASTPEDIIKKIENKIRGNFNV from the coding sequence GTGGAAATAATAAGAGCTGAAAAAATGGGATTTTGCTTTGGCGTAAAAAAAGCAGTAGAAACTTGTTATGAAATAGCTAAAAGAAAAAATGTAAATAAATATATTTTAGGTATGGTTGTACATAATAAAGATGTAGTTAGAGAGATGGAAAATATTGGTTTTATAACTTTAGATGAAGAAGATATTTTAGAAGATAAAGATCCGTTAAAAAAAGGAGACGTAGTGATAATAAGAGCTCATGGAACAACTTCTAAAATAATGGAGAAATTAAAGAGAAAAGAAGTTGAAATAAAGGACGCTACGTGTATTTTTGTAGATAAAATAAAAGAGATTCTAATAGAAAGAGAACATGAAGGAGACGAGATTATATTTATTGGTGATAAAGACCATCCTGAAGTAAAAGGTATTATTTCGTTTGGAGAAAAGATACATGTTTTAAAAAATATAGATGAATTGAAAGAAAGTTCTTTGGATAGAAGTAAAAGATATACAGTTTTAACTCAAACAACTTTAAACAAAGAAAAGTTTCAAGAGATGAAAGAATATTTAGAAAAATACTATTCAAATGCTCAGATATTTGATAGGATATGTGGAGCGACAAGCGAAAGACAAGAAGCAACTAGAAAGTTATCTAGAACATGTGATATAGTTATTGTAATAGGAGATTTGAAAAGCTCGAACAGTAAAAAACTTCTAGAGGTGGCTTTAGCTGAGAATACAAATAGTTATTTAGTTCAAAATGAAAAGGAATTAGATTTAACTTTATTTTCAGAAAATATGAAAGTAGGGATAACAGCGGGAGCATCAACTCCAGAAGATATCATAAAAAAAATAGAAAATAAAATAAGGGGGAACTTTAATGTCTAA
- a CDS encoding S1 RNA-binding domain-containing protein, with protein sequence MSNFDYYEDFEALLNEYMPIKEDEELKRKVTGTIVNTDRNFTYLEVAGEPKAVRVRTEELAGYSVGDEVEVLIVSQLEEDDSLVLIASKRRIDMEIGSEKLNAAYNNAEIVTGKILKRVKGGYVVELFFQQGFLPNSLSEIPFDQGDSFLGQEVSVVIKDVKEDKKGKKILLSRREIVAAKELEAIDKLVLDSVVKATVLEVLDFGLTVKLDGVRGFIHISEIDWKKTVDLQKLYKTGDVIEAKIIEIEKEKRNVRLSIKALKRNPWEILAEKNAVGSEVSGKVTRVVNYGAFVELLPGVEGLIHTSDFSWANKKVNVNAFVKVGDEVKVVITELNPTERKLKLGIKQLSANPWKDATEKYAVGSTLTGTVVEVKPFGIFVEVEEGVDGFIHNSDFAWSGNKRYSKGDKVEFKVTELNLEGQKIKGSIKDLTKNPWETALENYKVGDRIEKEIKNIQDFGMFVKLGEGVDGFIPTQLASRDFIKNLKDVFNVGDNVLAEIVEIDSEKKRIKLSIKKVQLEKEKNENKELIEKYGTSSSEE encoded by the coding sequence ATGTCTAACTTTGATTACTATGAAGATTTTGAAGCATTACTAAATGAGTATATGCCAATAAAAGAGGATGAGGAGCTAAAAAGAAAAGTAACTGGAACAATTGTAAATACAGACAGAAACTTCACATATTTAGAGGTAGCCGGAGAACCGAAAGCTGTAAGAGTAAGAACAGAGGAATTAGCAGGATATTCTGTAGGAGACGAAGTTGAAGTTCTAATAGTTTCACAATTAGAAGAGGATGACTCTCTGGTTTTAATTGCATCAAAAAGAAGAATCGATATGGAAATCGGTTCTGAAAAATTAAATGCAGCTTACAATAACGCAGAGATTGTAACAGGAAAAATTTTAAAAAGAGTAAAAGGTGGATATGTTGTTGAGCTATTCTTCCAACAAGGATTCTTACCTAATTCATTATCAGAGATTCCGTTTGACCAAGGAGATTCTTTCTTAGGACAAGAGGTTTCTGTTGTAATAAAGGATGTAAAAGAGGATAAAAAAGGTAAAAAGATTCTTTTATCTAGAAGAGAAATTGTTGCAGCTAAAGAGTTAGAGGCGATAGATAAGTTAGTTTTAGACAGTGTTGTTAAAGCTACAGTTTTAGAGGTTTTAGATTTTGGACTAACAGTAAAGTTAGATGGAGTAAGAGGGTTTATACATATATCAGAAATAGATTGGAAAAAAACAGTGGATTTACAAAAGTTATATAAAACTGGTGATGTAATTGAAGCTAAAATTATAGAAATTGAAAAAGAAAAAAGAAATGTAAGATTATCAATAAAAGCATTAAAGAGAAACCCGTGGGAAATACTAGCGGAAAAAAATGCTGTTGGTTCTGAAGTGTCAGGGAAAGTAACTAGAGTAGTTAACTATGGAGCTTTTGTTGAGTTATTACCAGGTGTAGAAGGGTTAATCCATACCTCTGATTTCTCTTGGGCAAATAAAAAAGTTAATGTTAATGCTTTTGTTAAAGTTGGAGATGAGGTAAAAGTTGTTATAACTGAATTGAATCCAACTGAAAGAAAGTTAAAATTAGGAATAAAGCAATTAAGTGCAAACCCATGGAAAGATGCAACAGAAAAGTATGCAGTAGGATCTACTTTAACAGGAACTGTAGTGGAAGTAAAGCCTTTTGGTATTTTTGTTGAAGTTGAAGAAGGAGTAGATGGATTTATTCATAACTCTGATTTTGCATGGTCAGGAAATAAAAGATATTCTAAAGGAGATAAAGTTGAGTTTAAAGTAACTGAATTAAATTTAGAAGGACAAAAAATAAAAGGAAGCATCAAAGATTTAACAAAAAATCCTTGGGAAACTGCTTTAGAAAATTATAAAGTTGGAGATAGAATAGAAAAAGAGATAAAAAATATTCAGGACTTTGGAATGTTTGTTAAATTAGGAGAGGGAGTAGATGGATTTATTCCAACTCAGTTAGCATCTAGAGATTTCATCAAAAATTTAAAAGATGTATTCAATGTAGGAGATAATGTTTTAGCTGAAATAGTTGAGATTGACTCTGAAAAGAAAAGAATAAAACTTTCTATAAAAAAAGTTCAATTAGAAAAAGAAAAAAATGAGAATAAAGAACTTATAGAAAAGTATGGAACTTCTTCAAGCGAAGAGTAA
- the ptsP gene encoding phosphoenolpyruvate--protein phosphotransferase, which yields MGVIVGKSIFPGIVIGQPYIERKKKIDIENYKISSDKIDEEIERFLGAVQKAKNDIKQIKSNLEGKISKEDLQILTVHIMMLDDPQFITDIKKGIKKEGNNSESVVKKVSNKYIEMFEKIADPIYKQRALDIKDISERIIMNLTSEDSVDSNLDGKILVLRELLPSELLKIYYSGIKLNGIIMEYMGETSHTAILTKALEIPTLMGGNDIFSVDWGDQIILDTTSLEGKVITNPDIKTLNRCEEDKNRYRNKIKEIEESIDKESITLDGERVYLHLNIGGRLDIAQVCRKKPDGIGLLRTELIYMDAEEFPDEEKQRKIYENIAHEFEESQPNKPIIIRTLDIGADKKLSYYKMVDEENPSLGCRGMRLTLSNKELFKNQIKGILRAAEHHNIKMMYPMITNLKEINEAKDLVKECKEELLNEGKSFKDDIEIGMMVEVPSNVMLADIFADYVDFFSIGTNDLTQYILATDRYSPIAEKLYDCYDPAVIRAIEMVTIAALKKNKKISVCGEMAGEDQAVIALMSLGVRDLSMAPAYIPKIRNLVRKIRVSELEDVKFAMLKAKDSEEIKEILNEYLNKIEGRNIV from the coding sequence ATGGGAGTTATCGTAGGTAAAAGTATTTTCCCTGGAATAGTTATAGGACAACCCTATATAGAGAGAAAAAAAAAGATAGATATTGAAAATTATAAAATTTCGTCAGATAAAATTGATGAAGAGATTGAAAGATTTTTAGGTGCAGTTCAGAAAGCAAAAAATGATATTAAACAAATTAAAAGTAATTTAGAAGGAAAAATAAGTAAAGAGGATTTGCAAATATTAACAGTTCATATAATGATGTTAGATGATCCACAGTTTATAACAGATATAAAAAAAGGAATAAAAAAAGAGGGAAATAACTCTGAATCTGTAGTGAAAAAAGTTTCTAATAAATATATAGAGATGTTTGAAAAAATAGCAGACCCTATATATAAACAAAGAGCTTTAGACATAAAAGATATCAGTGAGAGAATTATAATGAATTTGACATCAGAAGACAGTGTTGATTCTAATTTAGATGGTAAAATTCTTGTTTTGAGAGAGTTACTTCCGTCAGAACTTTTAAAAATTTATTATAGTGGTATAAAATTAAACGGAATAATAATGGAATATATGGGAGAGACATCTCATACAGCAATATTAACAAAAGCGTTAGAGATTCCAACTTTGATGGGTGGAAATGATATATTTTCAGTTGATTGGGGAGATCAAATTATATTAGATACCACATCTTTAGAAGGAAAAGTAATAACGAACCCTGATATAAAAACACTAAATAGATGTGAAGAGGATAAAAATAGATATAGAAATAAAATTAAAGAAATCGAAGAATCAATAGATAAAGAAAGTATAACTCTTGATGGAGAAAGAGTCTATTTACATTTAAATATAGGAGGACGTTTAGATATAGCTCAAGTTTGTAGAAAAAAACCTGATGGAATAGGTTTGTTAAGAACAGAGTTGATATATATGGATGCAGAGGAGTTTCCTGACGAAGAAAAGCAGCGTAAGATATATGAAAATATAGCTCATGAATTTGAAGAGAGCCAGCCTAATAAACCAATAATTATTAGAACTTTAGATATTGGTGCAGATAAAAAGTTATCATATTATAAAATGGTAGATGAGGAAAATCCATCTTTAGGATGTAGAGGTATGAGATTAACTCTATCTAATAAAGAGTTGTTTAAAAATCAGATAAAAGGAATCTTAAGAGCGGCGGAGCATCATAATATAAAAATGATGTATCCAATGATAACTAATTTGAAAGAGATAAATGAGGCAAAGGATTTAGTTAAAGAGTGTAAAGAAGAACTTTTAAATGAGGGTAAGAGTTTTAAAGATGATATAGAGATTGGAATGATGGTAGAGGTACCATCAAACGTAATGCTTGCAGATATATTTGCAGATTATGTAGATTTCTTTTCGATAGGAACGAATGATTTAACACAGTATATTTTAGCTACAGATAGATATAGTCCGATTGCAGAGAAGCTGTACGATTGCTATGATCCTGCTGTTATAAGAGCTATTGAGATGGTTACGATTGCTGCTTTGAAAAAAAATAAAAAAATATCTGTATGTGGTGAAATGGCTGGAGAAGATCAGGCTGTAATAGCTTTGATGAGTTTAGGAGTAAGAGATTTGAGTATGGCACCAGCATACATTCCTAAAATTAGAAATCTGGTTAGGAAAATTAGAGTTTCTGAATTAGAAGATGTAAAATTTGCGATGTTGAAAGCAAAAGATTCAGAAGAGATAAAAGAAATACTAAATGAATATTTAAATAAAATAGAAGGGAGAAATATAGTATGA
- the infC gene encoding translation initiation factor IF-3 has product MSIISDKVRINEKIRGRELRIISETGEQLGIMSAVEALELAMQKELDLVEISPNAAPPVCKIMDYGKYKYEQTRKAKEAKKNQKQVIVKEVKFRARIDQHDMDTKIAHVTKFLEKDNKVKITLVQYGRERMYADQGIEMLDQISERFVEIADVDKKYNDKQKYLILSPKK; this is encoded by the coding sequence GTGTCTATTATTTCGGACAAAGTTAGAATCAACGAAAAAATAAGAGGTAGAGAGTTAAGAATTATCTCTGAAACTGGTGAACAATTAGGAATCATGTCGGCTGTAGAAGCTTTAGAATTAGCAATGCAAAAGGAATTAGATCTAGTTGAAATATCTCCAAATGCTGCGCCACCAGTATGTAAAATAATGGATTATGGAAAGTATAAATACGAGCAAACTAGAAAAGCTAAAGAAGCTAAGAAAAACCAAAAGCAAGTTATTGTTAAAGAGGTTAAGTTTAGAGCTAGAATAGATCAGCACGATATGGATACAAAAATAGCTCATGTTACAAAGTTCTTAGAGAAGGACAACAAGGTTAAAATAACTCTTGTTCAGTACGGAAGAGAAAGAATGTACGCTGATCAAGGAATTGAAATGTTAGATCAAATATCTGAAAGATTCGTTGAAATCGCAGATGTTGATAAAAAATATAATGATAAGCAAAAATATTTGATCTTATCACCAAAAAAATAG